The genomic stretch TCCAACTTAAGATTTCCTTAATATCAAACCCACCTTGTTTCCTTCTTCGACAAGCTTTTGCCCAACTAAAGAAAATCATTCTGCTATTCTCACCAGATCCCCAGAGGAACTGCCTGCAAGCTTTCTCCATTCCCTGGATGATGCCCTAGGGGAGCAACATACAGGCACACCAAAAAGACTCCATCCCAAAAATAACTGAGTTAATGAGCTGCACTTTCCCAGCATAGGAAAGTTGCAGTCATGTCCAATAGCCAAGCTTACCTTTGATTTTAGCCATTAAAGGCTGGAAGAGAGCACGAGTAAGCCTAGAAGAATGCAAAGTAGTACCCAGGTATTTAAATGGGAAAGAACCCTCCACATACCCTGTATTAGCAAGAATAAGCTGCTTAACCACATTAGTCACACCAGCAAAGTATATGTTCGTTTTGGCTGGATTAGGGGTGAGCCCAGACACCCTAGAGAACTGAGCAAGACAATTATGAACTGCCTGAACTGAGGGCAGGTCACCTCGCACAAAAACCAACAAGTCATCAGCGAATATTAAATGGGAGAGAGCTAACTTGCTACACTTTGGATGAAAACTGAATTGAGGTGAAAGCTTGAGGTCCTTCAAACTCCTAGTCAGCACATCCATGCAGAGGACAAACAGAAGAGGAGAAAGGGGATCTCCTTGTCTGAGTCCCCTCTTACCCTCAAAGAAACCAACCAAACTCCCATTAATTTTTAAGGAAAACCTAGAGCTAGTAACGAGAGTGATTATCCAGTCACAAAAGCCCTGAGGGATGCCAAAACGGGGAAGGATGGAGGCAAGAAAATCCCAACTAACAGAGTCAAAAGCCTTTCGTATATCAACCTTAACCACACATCGAGGAGTCTTATAAGCTCTACTATATCCCCTCACCAGCTCAGTGGCAAGCATTGTGTTATCATATATAGATCTATCAGAAACGAAAGCAGCTTGCTCCATACCAACTATAAGAGGCATAACTTTTTTAAGTCTAGCCGTCAAAATTTTGCTGATGGTCTTGTAAATGGTAGTACAACAGGAGATAGGTCGATAATCAAGCACTGAAGAGGGGGAGGCACTTTTTGGGATAAGGGAAATAATGGTAGCATTAACTTCTTTTTAAGAGCTTCCCAGTTGCAAAAAAATCCAAGACTGCAGTTGTGAACTCGTGTTGAATAACACCCCAAGCAGCACGAAAAAACCCAGCAGAAAAACCATCAGGGCCAGGGCTTTTATTGACATCAATGGAGAATAAAGCGTCCTGAACATCCTGAGGGGTGACAGGACTCAGCAATGCAAGACCCTCATCCCTGGTAAGGCAGTGCCCATTAGCCATAACCCTCCCATCAAAATCTGCCACCGACTCCTTACTTCCCAGCAGACCAGTGTAATACTCCAGAAAAGCTTTAGAAATGCCCTCCATGTCAGTGCAAGGTTGCCCATGAATATCCAGAACTTTGGAGATATTAGCATAATTCCGTCTAGAAGCCACCTTAGAATAAAAATACGCAGTCCCAGCATCCCCTTGTTTAATATCAAAATCCCTGGCTCTTTGATAGGCAATATTAAGCTCAGTGTTTCTGAGGGAGCAGTACGCTTTATTGCACAGTTCCTCCTCTTCATGGAAGGCCACATTGGTAGGATCAGAATGAACACGTTGCTGACATAACTGAAGATCATGCTTAAGCTTAGCAACCCTTTCAGAGATGTTAGAGTAACGGTCTTTATGAAGTCTCCTCAACTGATTCTTAATCCCATGAAGGTGTTGAGTCAACCTATACATGGGACAACCTCGAACGTAATTGTGCCATTCCTTCTGCACCAGAGTCAGGAAGAGTCTATCCTGTCCCCAGCAGTTTAGATACTGAAAGAAAGTCTTCTTAGCCTGAGATCTAACTCCCAAAGTAACCACTAAAGGGGAGTGGTCAGAGATGCCAGGGGTCAAAACTTCAGCATTAGAATTGGGAAAAGTCAAAAGCCAAGAAGAATTGACCAACGCCCTATCCAACCTCATCCACCTACAATCCCCTTGTTCCTGCTTGTTGGTCCAGGTGTACCAACAGCCCTGAGTGTTCAACTCCACCAAACCAGCATGAGAGATGGCATCATTAAACTCCCCCAGAGCCACCAGATTTGGAGAATCAGAACTAATCCTTTCCTCCAGAGTCCTGACACAGTTGAAATCCCCTAGTAACAGCCAAGGCAGATTACTCTGATGATGCTCCACCATAAACTCCCAGAGTGGCAACCGTTGTGCAGGGTGATTGAACCCATACACAAAGGTTACATTCATAGAAAGAGCCCCCTTAGTAACCATAAGATGAATCCACTGACTAGTGCTCTGCTGAACTGTGACCACAATACTAGAATCCTTCCAAATAACCCAAATTCTACCATTTATATAGGAGGAATAATTATCCAGAACAAAGAAATGCTTGAACTGACTCCTTTGAATTTTATTAGCTTTATTCCTACGGATACGAGTCTCAGCAATACCCAAAATATCCAACCTAGCAGAAGAGAAAAACGAAGTAACCTCTGATTGCTTTAGTAGCTTATTCATCCCCCTAATATTCCAAACCCCTATATTCATGGAGAATGTAGGGGGGGGGATCCTCATCTCTAACCTCTTGCTCTGCCCAAGATCTGACAGGGACTTGAATCTGAGTGACCACTGGTTGTGCCCTATAGGAATTTTTAGTAACAGAAATATTAGCACTTTCCACATGCCTAGCCTCCAGTAGAGCAAATTGGTTTGGTGAAACAGGAATTTGAGCCTGGGACTCCCCCCCAGTCTCATCCTGAGTACCAGGGACCAATTCAGTACTAGTGATCCGTGAGCTATTGGGCAGAGCATGAACTGGGCAATTACCATGCTCATGATGCTCCAAGGAAGCCCTCCCACTAGACACCCTAGGAGAAGAAAGGGCAGGCACAACACCTGACTGACCACCCCCATCAGACACTGTAGCCACCTCTTCCCCCTAGGGGCCCCAATATCCCCAACCTCCTTAGTGACATTTGGGACAGGAACTTCCTTATCCAAAAGATTGACAGCAGGATCCTCAACAATCAATTTCCCACTATCTTTAACCTGTTCTCCTTGAGATTGATTAGTTTCTTTTTTCTTTAACTTGCACACTTTCTCTTCATGACCAAGCTTCTTACAGTGAGTGCAGTAAAAGGGAAGCCATTAATACTCCACTCCTTGCAGAATCTGACCCAAAAAAGGAGTGTGGATGGCCACAAAATCAGGCAATGGTTGAGCTAAATCCACTTTCACCATGCCACGGGCAAAGGATAGTCTCCCCTTATTCGTAGTCACAGGATCAGCATACAATGGAGTCCCAATTTGGCTGGCAATCTTACTAAGAGCCTTGGCAGACCAGAGATGTGGATCCAAATTATGAAGAAGGACCCAAACAGGCACCTTGGATATCCTGTCAAGCTCAGTAGGGAACTGTGGAGTCCATTTTTTAAGAATGAGAGAGTGCCCATTTAAGTTCCAGGCATTACCCCTTAGAATGGTATGCATATCTTCCAACTTTGAGAAACGAAAGTAAAACCAACCCTTCTTAAAGTAAAGAACATCAGGAGGACTAACATGAGTCCAATGCTTCTTCACAAACTCCTTAACTTGTGCAATAGCCGGTTTCCCTCCAATAAATTGACCCACTAATGTATTCTTCCAGTAAACAAGTTCACTCTGAATATCCTCAACCTCTATTACCACTACCCCAGAAGAACAAGCATCAGGAACAGAATGTAATTCCATTCCCACTGCAAAGTTAGTAACTTTATCCACCCAACGAGATTTCCCTGTCATAGAAGGAACAGTCTTAATAGAAACAGCACCCTGGGTCTCAGCAGTGGGTTTAGGAACAGGAGCCTCCACAACAGGCTCACCCACAACTGCCGCAACAGTAACTACAGGAGTCGAGGACTGCCCATCCTTCGTAGAATTGACACCCTTATCCCCTGAAGATCGAACATTAGGAGTCGATTTCACAACTCCAGTAGCCTTCCCACTGACACTTTTACCCCCAGACTTTTCAAGCGCCGAAACTATTAAAGAGTTAACAGAATTAGGTTTACCTATGGGTGTAGAAATTTGATCCTCCGTCTCAGATCTACCCCGTCGTGGCTGTAGAACAGTGACAGTAAGCTTCTTCGGTCGTCCCATGGTTGGAAAGAAAGGAGATTAATCGGAGATCATCGCAGTTGCAATCGCCAGAAAATCGCCTTTCTTTTAGAGAGAAGCCCTCTCCTAACCAacccaattattattattattattattattattattattattattattattattattattattattattattattatatctaatatatttattattattattatcattatcatcatcatcattattattatattatatttattattttattaatatattcattattattaatattattgataatatatttaatattattatattaataagttataatattatatttattattttattaatatactcattattattaatattattaatcacatatttattattattattatattaaatattattatattaataagttattatattagacctattattattattatattattatttattttttagttattattattaatatattatattattattaataatgttatcatttatattactaatatattattattattactattttattttttatatatcttattaaattattattcttagattatattaatatattattattattaatgaataatattataataatatttattattgttattagtattatttttattataagatttagtattattattattattaatataatctttttattattatttgattgattgattgattcgattgattgagcTCCATTGAGTttagttgattgattgattcaattGGACAATTTGGTCCAAAAAAGAAGGGCCTAATAATCTATTAATTTTTCATTTTATATCTGACTCGGTATTAATTACCGTCCTCGAAGCAGAATCTCTAACAAATCCCACTACAGGCTACAGCTAATTATTAGGATTTAAAAATGTAAAACTGTTGATTGATACCGAGGTTTGCATAGGTATGTAGTCATTATTAGGATTTAAAAATTAAAACTGTTGATTATACAAAGGGGGTTTGCATCTGTTTCCATTAATTAAATGCTTGAGTGTAAGCGACACTTGCGGTTCGAACATGGCTTGCACGTCTCAATGTTCGTTCATTTATATGAATGCCAGAAGCgagctaattaaataattaaattgttaAATGAACCCTGTATAAATAGAGACAAAGAAGTGAAGCATAGCAATACACAAAACCatcaaacataataaaaatacaagTTCAATTACATACATTCTCTCTGAAAATGGCTGTTATTTCAACACTCGACTCATTCAACCCAACCTTATACGAATTTCGCTTCCCAGTTCCTCCTTGTCAGGTAAAATATTttctttatttcacttttattgcCTCTTTTTGCTCTAACTTATCCCAAAATTATTCTCCCCTTTTTAGTTCTATATTTAGTAAGAAAAATAATTGTGATCCCCAATATGTTGTTGGCAATAGAGTATGGCCACCTTGTTAGATACGAGTATAAAAATATCGATTTTTCCACACTAATTCTCCTAGTATAGTAATTatgaatttatatttcaatttttAATTAATTGACATTTTAACATACGTTCATTGGACAAGCATATTAGAAAAACCCTAAAACTAATTATATTTAATGGTATATATAAGATTACTTGAAATTTAATTTAAGTGATGATTACAATCTCAACTAAATACAAATGTAAATGTTGGTGTGCAGGAGTCGGGTAACGCTGATGACGCTTCCGCCCCCGTGTAGCATGCTTACACTTTCGTCGTCTTTAGCCTTTAGATAATTCCAATGTTTGTTGATGCTACCTATGGTTACTTCCGTTTCTTGTGTTTCACTTATCTTTTTCAGTTTGTTCCTTTTTTATACTTTTAAGTCGAACTATGTTGTCTAATGTAATTCGACATCATCAACATCTTCAATAAAATTTAAAGGCACTTGTGAATTTACGTGTGTATGTGTTTATATGTCCTCTTTTTCGTTTAATTTTTTTGTTCGGCTAATATATAGTCCTTGTTTGTATTTTCTAGCAAGTAGTTTATTAGGACGGATCAACGCACCTACcaatttttgtatatattttaatCAAATTGTTTTCGCCCCCATATTTTATACCATACCCAACGACTTAATCCCGAATCGTTGTCTCACTAATCGACCTCATAGGATCGCTATAATCAAGCCTTCGTGAACCCCATTTAGGACAATTTGTTTCAAATTAAAGTTACTCCATTTCGTTAAATTGGGTTGTGAGAATAATATCCAAAGATATTATTCAATATTGTATATTGTAAATACTCCTAGTGCAAGTAGGATATATTGTAATATTAGGAATTGTATCGTTTTTTCCTTATTTGAGTTATTTAGTTGCCTTAGGAGAAGATATGATGTATGTATATAATCGAGTCTTGTCCATTTTCTCTCTTAAACCCTttaaataatatatattttttccACTACATcctatttttcctttatttttaccCATAAATTTAGAATCGTTAGATAATCACAAGATGCGATCTGGGCCACCAAAAGGAAATTGGGGACTCAGAGCAATAACAATATTGTTTTTTATTCTTGGGGTTGTCAATAAGAACCCCAAATTATAAAGTTCCTCTATTGCAACTAAAAATTGTTCTTAAAATAAAGAACCaagttctaaaataagaacttAGTTTGTTACATATTGGAATTTGGGGACCAATAAATATGACTTTGAAATTGTAAAAGACCAATTACATATAATCTATTTTCAATTTAAGAATTTTATATAAATGTGATCTATTGTAAACAAAAGTTCTTACACATTAAAATTACTAAAATATGACATGGCAAAAGAAGAACTTTATCTATTGCTACTGCTTTGGTGCTTTAAACAAGAAAAAAAGATATGCACAAAttcctaaaaatttcaaaatccatTCATTTAGACCACTCCTaagcaaggtcatgacctagGTCATGAGAGGAGTGGGTCATGCTAATCAAAAATTAAGCAAGGGATTAAGAAGACCCAAGGTGTGCAGAGGTGGATGACCTCTTTTGAGCTTCCTTGACCCATTTGGTGACCTAGTACGTAGCACTATCTAATTGGTGGTTGGAGGGaaatataatgaaaaaaaaaaggacgaaGACTGAGACTTGAAAGCCTACAATCTTGCACATCATCATGCCACTTTCTACTTTTCTACCAAAAAAATAAGATAATTTAAATAGGAAGTAAATCTATGGTTATTTACCCATCGAGATTAAATAAAATCTGAGTATATTTTTTTTGAGTTAGTTTTTAAATTATCTATAAAATGAACTCCATTTTGACATAttttaaatcttttttttttatatatatacataaataaatatatttgACATAAAAAAAACCGTAAATTATACTAGTAACTAGATTCAAACATAAATGCTACGATTAAAAATTAATTTACCCGAGTTCATAGTGTAAGGTAGACATAAGAGATGAAGGTTGGGGTAGATGGAAGGGGATAAATGACAATAGTTCATCATTTAACTACGGTGAAGGGGATGAAAGGGGAAGATCTGGGTAAATAGATGGGAAGGGATGGATTAATTTAATTTGGGAAAAATTATTTGGGTTGAAGATTGATCTGGGTAAAAGGATATAATGGGAAATTGCTTTGGGGTAATGTTTTGGAAAGAGATGGGAAGGTAATTAGGGAAATTAGATAGATATGGTgagatttactttttttttattagtttttgttatgagtttttttcctttttctaatTTCCGCCCCATTATTCTTAACATTATTCGTATCATCTAATTATTATTTTGCAATGAACAtacttaattaatttataaaataaaagtTTAAAATAAGAGTATATAAATTGTTGATAATTGAAAGAGTAGGAGAGAGAGTTTTGGTGGGATAGAAAATGTGAAAAATTGAAAAGTagaaaatgattgggttgatgacctaggtcgtgacTCGGGTCGTGACTTTCTGCTTGGGAGGGTAAAAGTGGGTCTAGATTAATAAGGtgagattaagagtaaaaatGTGTCGCGGCCTAATTAGCGAGActcttgcttggggatggtctaataaATCAAGCGAAGATCTATCTCATTTCTTGAAAAGAACAACTTCCTTTTTTTGCGCGATCTGGATTAAATTTTGGGACCATTTAATGCTTGTAACtgaccggattacaaaaattctcCATAACAAGTCAACTTTTTAAAATTTAGGTCCAAAAATGCCGGTCTTTGGACCGGATTAAAATATAATTCTAAGAAAAAATAAGTAACTAACTAATAATTCCGGTCCGGATCGGAATTTACCGGACTTGAGCCGAACCGGGCCAGGATCTTAAAATGTTGGACCGGAGACCAGACCGGAATAACTAAAAATTCTGGCCCGGTGCGGTAGATTTCGATCCAggccggtccatttttccggtcgaGACCGGATTTTGCACACCCCTACCTGAAGCCCTGACGGTACTAAATCTCAATTTCATCCCATTTAAAAaacttattaaaataaaataataaaaaaagtaGTTTTTGTTTTGCACAAAAatgtttgaattttttttttggcaaaataGGTTTATTATTTCAAATTGTTTAGGACCAATGGCTCCACGTCATtgattttatttttctattttttaggTGAAATCGTAGCTATACCTCGTGGCTTTAgtctttgttattttgaaaggaaAAGAAGTGAAGCCATGAGGCAGCCTCGCGGGTTGTCTAGACCTGGTAATAAACAGGTCAATCGGCCCGAAAAAGGCTTATCTAGTTTTACAAAATTGGCCAATTTCAAAAGGCCATATCCAGAAGGGTCAATTTCAAAGGGTCGTATCTGAAATTGTCGAGCTGCGGCTAAGGTGATTCAAGTTGGAGCGTAAAGATATTCGTCTTAACTTTCCAACGAAAGTTCACAAGCCAAATCCAGTGCGTTGAGCATAATATGCTCAACGCCTTAAGTGTTCATGAATTAGAATATATTCGACACTCATCTTAACAAGTACTAGATCAACTATTACAAACTTCATTGTCCTTTCTATAAGCTCGCGTATAATAATAATAGCTAAAAATCAATGGATATTATAAGAGGGTCGCTTCTAATGTTCTTTCCAGAAAGTTATTTTCTGGAATATGATTCTGTACACTCTGAAATTTGTGGAATTCTATTGGCATCTCAAGCCTGATAATGGCACTGACACCGCTTTCCGGCCCACTATCTTCATGGGTTCAACTGGCATTCATGTTTCTATATACCGCACCATTAAGTCTCCAGAGCGGCCTTATAGGAAAAATTTAGCTAGACCGTCTCAGCTAAGAATTTGTGTCATCTAGGTCCAGAGAGCTCCATTGCTTGGACAAGCAACGAAGAATCGTCAGTGAGATCAGAGTACCGCTCTGAAGAGGAGAATTCGTTGGCTCGGCTCCTAGTGGAATCGGATCTTTGAGACGCTTCCCATTTCTCAGCAAGGCCGTCTCCTTCGAGCATCCTTACTACTTCCGACATTCTAGGTCTCTGGTTTGGAAGGAATTGTGTGCTTAAGAGCGCGACTTGAACCATTTCCTCTAACTCAATCCTATCGTAATCATTCTTCAAGTCCTTGTCTACCAACAGATCTAACTTCTTTTCTATGTGAATTTTTCTCACCTGCCGAAAAAGATATAACCAAAATCGTTTAGGTTAGTGAGAACTAGACCTAGCAACCGAGTCCATCAAATTGTGACgaccaagtttttttttttttttttttttttttttttggtgacgagagAACCCGCAGCCGCAACCTTCGGTGCGCACTGGGTAAACCCTCGGGtgtacgtgatagcctgcaaaccacgtataccaggtaaGCCACCCGAGAGTGACAGGCTCGAAGTCTATTAGGCATGGACCCAGGTCAAGAATGctccacaagattttgctcttggTGAGGTTGAACGACCAAATTATTGTCACTTGTCGTGTATAAAATTTAACGTACTTTCAAATTAGTCATTCCGTGTCATTTACAGGTTTGGTCAGTTTCGTTAGGCCAATAATGAAAACCACTATGAATtattccctccgtctcaatcattttgtttacttttgattaaaatacctctcacagaaaatataaaaggtaaacaaatgactgggacggaGGAAGTACATGCAACTTGGTAAGGTACATACCCAGTCTAACATAGCGCCTTTCTGATTTGATGCTTTCCCAAAATCGAGTGCTCTTTGACCAGTGATCAACTCAAGTAGGAGAATTCCAAACCCAAAAACATCGGTTTTCTCCGAGGACTGCCCTGTAGAGAGATACTCAGGAGCTATATGCCCGACAGTGCCCCTAACAGCGGTGGTAACATGGGAATCTTCGTGGTCTAGAAGTTTTGCGAGCCCAAAGTCTCCTACTACAGCCTCACAGTAATCATCAAGCAGAATATTTGCAGCCTTGACATCCCTATGGATTATCTTAGGGTCGCATTGCTCATGCAGATATAGAAGACCCCTGCCTGCGCCTAATGCAATTCGTTTTCTGGTACCCCAATCTAAAGCCGGCTTAGCTGCAAGGCAAATTGACATGGATAATAAAATTAACAAAAGTATAAGACGGTCTCATCATAAAGTTACGCAGGTTAGTACCTTTGAGACGAGAAGCAACACTCCCATTGGACATGTACGGGTAAACCAAAAGCCTTTCGGATGTTGTCATGCAAAAGCCACAAAGCCTTAAAAGATTCCTGTGCACAGCCAAGCTGATCATTTCGACTTCAGTTTGGAATTGAATTTCTCCACCAACAGCATTTCCGTCAATAAGCCTCTTTACTGCAACAATTGTCCCGTCTGAAAGTTGGCCTTTGTATACAATCCCAAAACCACCCTTTCCGAGTATATTTTTGCTGCTGAAGTTGTGCGTTGCACTCTGAAGCTCCCTGAAATTGAATCTCCTTAAGTTTCCTAGGCAAGCGTCTTCATAATGTCGatctgacataattaaaatgGAATTACCAATTCTGTATACAACACTCAACTGAAATGTAATTACGCGACACCAAATAAATTCCTAGGTCGGCCACTGAACTGAAATGTAGCTCGTTTACTTTACCATTGACATCGAAGAATAACTGCCGGTTGTGCTTATATTTCCACCACAAAAGGAATCCAAAACCAGCAATCAGAAGGCAAACACAAGCTATACTGGAACCTAACGCCAAGGCAAGTTTCGAATGACCCCTGGGTTTTCGAGAAGGCTGAGAACCTTCAGTAACAAAGACATTAAAGCGTTAATGTTCGACTAAACACTCAGATTATCATCATTAAACCTGAAAACGTAAAAAGTCATGCAGATTGATTATAAGCACTCACTGCTTGAATTGTTGACATCGAATGACAGCGGCAATTGAGCGGTCCCATTACAAATGTTCTCACCAGctgtggcacatatttgagggtTTCCTACAACACTATATGAAACAACTTGCAGTA from Silene latifolia isolate original U9 population chromosome 2, ASM4854445v1, whole genome shotgun sequence encodes the following:
- the LOC141644013 gene encoding protein NSP-INTERACTING KINASE 2-like; protein product: MREILLFTWVFFSLWYCSLGLLTPDGVNYEVQALMDIRDSLKDPHGVLDNWDRNAVDPCSWAMVTCTQGLVTILGIPSQGLSGTLSPNIGNLTNLQTILLQNNNISGHIPAAIGKLSKIQTLDLSDNLFIGEIPTSLSRLKNLHYLRLRNNSLSGDIPPGFGNITQLTFIDLSYNNLSGPVPRFQTKTFSVVGNPQICATAGENICNGTAQLPLSFDVNNSSSSQPSRKPRGHSKLALALGSSIACVCLLIAGFGFLLWWKYKHNRQLFFDVNDRHYEDACLGNLRRFNFRELQSATHNFSSKNILGKGGFGIVYKGQLSDGTIVAVKRLIDGNAVGGEIQFQTEVEMISLAVHRNLLRLCGFCMTTSERLLVYPYMSNGSVASRLKAKPALDWGTRKRIALGAGRGLLYLHEQCDPKIIHRDVKAANILLDDYCEAVVGDFGLAKLLDHEDSHVTTAVRGTVGHIAPEYLSTGQSSEKTDVFGFGILLLELITGQRALDFGKASNQKGAMLDWVRKIHIEKKLDLLVDKDLKNDYDRIELEEMVQVALLSTQFLPNQRPRMSEVVRMLEGDGLAEKWEASQRSDSTRSRANEFSSSERYSDLTDDSSLLVQAMELSGPR